From the Lolium rigidum isolate FL_2022 chromosome 2, APGP_CSIRO_Lrig_0.1, whole genome shotgun sequence genome, one window contains:
- the LOC124686848 gene encoding nuclear ribonuclease Z-like gives MAKSGKSTEAASTTAPSPPTPSPSVKAKARKRLEIEGYPVEGISIGGQETCVIFPTLSLAFDIGRCPQRAVSQDFLFISHAHLDHIGGLPMYVATRGLYRLRPPTIFVPKYLKELVEQLFDVHRAMDQSELKHTLIPLDVGEEYELRRDLKVKAFKTYHAIPSQGYVIYSVKQKLKQDYLGLPGSEIKRLKLSGVEITNTVTTPEVAFTGDTMSDFILDPDNVDVLKAKILVVESTFLDDSVSIEHAREYGHTHLFEIASHSDKLENKAILLIHFSARYTTEEIDAAISRLPPSFQSRVYALKEGI, from the exons atggctaaGAGCGGCAAGTCGACGGAGGCGGCGAGCACAACGGCCCCTTCTCCTCCAACCCCGTCTCCCTCCGTAAAGGCTAAGGCGAGGAAGCGGCTGGAGATCGAGGGGTACCCTGTGGAGGGCATCTCCATCGGCGGGCAGGAGACCTGCGTCATCTTCCCGACGCTGAGCCTCGCCTTCGACATCGGTCGGTGCCCGCAGCGCGCCGTGTCGCAGgactttctcttcatctcccacgCCCACCTCGACCATATCGGGGGCCTCCCCATGTACGTGGCCACGCGGGGGCTCTATAGGCtgcgcccgcccactatcttcgtCCCCAAGTACCTCAAGGAGCTCGTCGAGCAGCTGTTCGACGTGCACCGAGCCATGGACCAGTCCGAGCTCAAGCACACCCTCATCCCACTCGACGTTGGCGAGGAGTATGAACTCAGGAGGGACCTCAAGGTCAAGGCCTTCAAGACCTACCATGCCATACCCAGCCAG GGGTATGTGATATACTCGGTGAAGCAAAAGCTCAAGCAGGATTATCTCGGTCTTCCGGGGAGCGAGATCAAAAGGTTGAAGTTATCAGGTGTGGAG ATTACCAATACAGTCACAACACCTGAGGTTGCCTTTACTGGAGATACGATGTCAGATTTCATTCTCGATCCTGATAATGTGGATGTGTTGAAGGCCAAAATTCTTGTAGTGGAG AGTACTTTCCTTGATGATTCTGTTTCCATTGAGCATGCAAGAGAGTATGGGCACACGCACTTGTTTGAG ATTGCGAGTCACTCTGATAAGCTTGAAAACAAGGCCATTCTACTAATTCACTTTTCGGCTCGTTATACAACAGAG GAAATTGATGCAGCGATAAGCAGGTTGCCACCATCTTTTCAAAGCAGAGTTTATGCGTTGAAAGAGGGCATCTAA
- the LOC124686849 gene encoding pectate lyase-like, with product MERSLQWSRPASLLLFAAAFLAAAAVASAGYNPDPLSVVNHFNRAVQRHASSSPRRTLSEKKKKGKYSGPCLATNPIDRCWRCRKDWATDRQRLARCAKGFGRETTGGLGGKIYIVTDPSDDYKNPVPGTLRWGVVQIEPLWIIFARDMIITTTQEIVIQSNKTIDGRGAQVHLADGGSLTIQNQRNIIIHNLHIHDIKKTEGGDVAVSPNHFTPRTKADGDGVSLFNATDVWIDHLSMSLCEDGMVDVVAASTAVTISNCHLTNHNDVMLFGANDNTPEDKVIQVSVAFNHFGRGLVQRMPRCRYGFFHVVNNDYTHWLMYAIGGSSNPTIISQGNRYIAPPNMAAKQITKRDYAEESVWKNWVWHTEADLMMNNAFFTPSGGNIQQQLNKKDLIKPKPGEYVTRLTRFAGTLACKPGIAC from the exons ATGGAGCGTAGCCTCCAATGGAGCAGGCCGGCGTCGCTGCTCCTCTTCGCCGCGGCATTCCTGGCTGCGGCGGCCGTGGCGAGCGCGGGGTACAACCCCGACCCCTTGAGCGTCGTCAATCACTTCAACCGCGCCGTCCAGAGGCATGC GTCGAGTAGCCCGCGTCGAACGCTgtcagagaagaagaagaagggcaagTACTCGGGGCCGTGCTTGGCGACGAACCCGATCGACCGGTGCTGGCGCTGCCGCAAGGACTGGGCGACGGACCGGCAGCGGCTGGCCCGCTGCGCCAAGGGCTTCGGCCGCGAGACCACTGGAGGGCTCGGGGGCAAGATCTACATCGTCACCGACCCGAGCGACGACTACAAGAACCCGGTGCCCGGCACACTCCGGTGGGGCGTCGTCCAGATAGAGCCGCTGTGGATCATCTTCGCGAGGGACATGATCATCACCACCACCCAGGAGATCGTGATCCAGAGCAACAAGACCATCGACGGGCGCGGGGCTCAGGTGCACCTCGCCGACGGCGGCAGCCTCACCATCCAGAACCAGcgcaacatcatcatccacaaccTCCACATCCACGACATCAAGAAGACGGAGGGCGGCGATGTGGCGGTGTCACCGAACCACTTCACCCCGCGCACCAAGGCtgacggcgacggcgtctccctcTTCAACGCCACCGACGTGTGGATCGACCACCTCTCCATGTCCCTGTGCGAGGACGGGATGGTCGACGTCGTGGCGGCGTCCACCGCCGTCACCATCTCCAACTGCCACCTCACAAACCACAACGACGTCATGCTCTTCGGCGCCAACGACAACACGCCCGAGGACAAGGTCATCCAGGTCTCCGTCGCCTTCAACCACTTCGGGAGAGGCCTCGTCCAGAGGATGCCCCGATGCCGCTACGGCTTCTTCCACGTCGTCAACAATGACTACACGCACTGGCTCATGTACGCCATTGGAGGCAGTAGCAACCCTACCATCATCAGCCAGGGAAACCGATACATCGCGCCGCCAAACATGGCTGCAAAACAG ATCACCAAGCGCGACTACGCTGAGGAATCCGTGTGGAAGAACTGGGTTTGGCACACTGAGGCCGACCTCATGATGAACAACGCCTTCTTCACTCCATCCGGCGGCAATATCCAGCAGCAGCTCAACAAGAAGGACCTCATCAAGCCCAAGCCAGGGGAATATGTCACGAGGCTCACCCGCTTCGCCGGCACGCTAGCCTGCAAGCCAGGCATTGCCTGCTGA